In one window of Vibrio pelagius DNA:
- a CDS encoding siderophore ferric iron reductase, with amino-acid sequence MLAQIHDIVTRKKAPPLHQKVFSLSKEVTPFLKGSFGPINGKNIVISNPESHIEIKRVYDILAKNHPEAGNPYWLTRTWDLLSWQPIYVSFISIYALHSLPDIQNIGQSRLKGFITGYRFSTDAHQHGKPETLIPEAGKALLALSEFYREQINSWTRIRPGFTQHLLADHLLAALIKVQRHHNEFSNEYIREQARLWLEACELPDRHLSSLKTDPETGMLKLIRTSCCLVYKCDSRKLCDDCPRHPDNKRRAAKSTK; translated from the coding sequence ATGTTGGCTCAAATTCACGACATTGTCACCCGTAAAAAAGCCCCGCCTCTTCATCAAAAAGTATTCTCCCTTTCAAAAGAAGTCACCCCTTTCTTAAAAGGTAGCTTCGGGCCCATTAACGGCAAGAATATTGTGATCAGCAATCCAGAAAGTCACATTGAGATCAAACGTGTTTATGATATCTTGGCCAAAAACCACCCTGAAGCGGGGAATCCATATTGGTTGACTCGCACTTGGGATTTACTCAGCTGGCAACCTATATACGTCTCCTTTATTTCCATTTATGCGTTGCACTCACTGCCTGATATCCAGAATATTGGTCAATCACGCTTAAAAGGGTTTATCACTGGCTACCGTTTTAGCACGGATGCACACCAACATGGTAAGCCTGAAACCTTGATCCCCGAAGCCGGTAAAGCGCTACTGGCTTTATCCGAGTTCTACCGAGAGCAAATTAATAGCTGGACACGCATTCGTCCGGGCTTTACACAGCATTTGCTGGCTGATCATCTTCTAGCGGCACTCATTAAAGTTCAACGTCACCATAATGAGTTCAGCAACGAATATATACGTGAGCAAGCGAGGCTGTGGTTAGAGGCTTGTGAGCTACCCGATCGCCATTTAAGCAGCCTTAAAACCGATCCCGAAACGGGAATGTTGAAGTTGATCAGAACGAGCTGTTGTCTCGTCTACAAGTGTGACTCTCGTAAACTGTGTGATGATTGCCCTCGACATCCAGATAATAAGCGTCGAGCAGCTAAATCTACAAAATAA
- a CDS encoding AraC family transcriptional regulator, giving the protein MNKNTPAFERISKVLGFIHNNLSSPLSLEEIATQSCWSRWQLQRVFQSETGMTVANYVRELKLSRAGEMLLDEDQRVIDIAIALGFNSEISFSRAFKQMFEISPSQYRKNGKRVGLKKPIEVSEFSTALEKESCARFVEVKIDEKDAFLIKGMSTEISGLFSLTQDFSQKVPQLWSRLEQEVVLPKQQDLRFIGVVDITQANFDGTNLKYWAGVVLDENVSMPTLPSVVSEKLEILTVPKQTYAVVKHKGPIQGLPNTLSWFVLNWFPSSGYRGIDGYELEVYPKDYQSQSLDAEMEYWVPIVKA; this is encoded by the coding sequence TTGAATAAGAATACCCCTGCATTTGAGCGAATTAGTAAGGTTCTCGGTTTTATTCACAATAACCTTAGTAGCCCACTCTCTTTAGAAGAGATAGCGACCCAGAGCTGTTGGTCTCGTTGGCAACTGCAGCGCGTCTTTCAGTCAGAGACAGGAATGACCGTAGCGAACTATGTTCGAGAACTTAAGTTGAGCAGAGCCGGCGAAATGTTGTTAGATGAAGACCAAAGAGTCATCGATATCGCGATTGCTCTGGGGTTCAACTCAGAGATTAGCTTCAGCAGAGCGTTTAAGCAGATGTTCGAGATTAGCCCCAGCCAATATCGAAAAAACGGCAAAAGGGTTGGTTTAAAGAAGCCTATTGAGGTGTCGGAGTTCTCTACTGCTTTAGAAAAAGAGAGTTGCGCTCGTTTTGTAGAGGTAAAAATTGATGAGAAGGATGCCTTTCTGATCAAGGGCATGAGTACAGAAATCAGCGGGTTGTTTTCTCTCACGCAGGATTTTTCTCAAAAGGTTCCACAATTGTGGTCACGCCTTGAACAAGAAGTGGTATTGCCTAAACAACAAGACTTGCGTTTTATTGGGGTGGTCGATATCACTCAAGCTAATTTTGACGGCACGAACCTGAAATATTGGGCTGGTGTCGTGTTAGATGAAAATGTCTCTATGCCAACCCTACCGAGTGTCGTTTCAGAAAAACTAGAGATACTCACCGTACCTAAGCAGACTTATGCAGTGGTGAAACATAAAGGACCTATTCAAGGTTTGCCTAATACGTTGTCTTGGTTTGTTCTTAATTGGTTTCCATCTTCAGGGTATCGCGGAATTGACGGCTACGAACTAGAAGTCTATCCAAAGGATTATCAGTCACAGTCACTAGATGCTGAGATGGAGTACTGGGTTCCCATAGTAAAAGCCTAA